The nucleotide window TTGTAGTCGTAAGGCCCGATCACCCCTGTCGGGCATGCAATGACAACATCTGCACCCTTACGTGCCGCCTCCAGAACCTTGAGAGTGGCAATGGCCTTTGTCTTTCCATAGGATCCCGTTGTTCTTTTCGGATCTATGGGTGTACGCTCGTCTATTATCGCACCCGCTTTTGGCTCAGCGAAAGCATGAACGGACGAAACGTAAATCATTCTTGCGTTGTTCTTTATCGCTTCCTTCAAAACATTTTCGGTTCCTTTCACGTTCACCTCGTAAAGTAGCTTCCTCTTCCAGGGAGTGATCGATATCACCGCAGCCAGATGATAGATCAAATCAACACCTTTTGCGGCTTTTGCAACTGACTCTTCGTCTCTCACATCACCTTTTACGATTTCTACATCCAGTTCCTTCAAAAGTGTGAGATCATCATTCGGTAAAACCATTGCTCGAACTCTCTTTCCCTGATGCACAAGTATTCTGACGAGCACGTTCCCTATGTGACCTGTGGCTCCCGTTACAAGAATCATTCCCCCTCACCCCCTTTCAGAAACACCCTGGTTATGCGTTCAAATCCTTCTGAGATCACTTTCAAATCATCTTCAGGTATCTTAGAAACCACGTTTTTGAGCATGTTCTCGAAGTTTCTAAGAATGGCATTGAAGAGCTTTTCTCCTTTTTTGGTCAACTCGATCATCACAACTCGTCTGTCGAGGTCAG belongs to Thermotoga sp. and includes:
- a CDS encoding NAD-dependent epimerase/dehydratase family protein; amino-acid sequence: MILVTGATGHIGNVLVRILVHQGKRVRAMVLPNDDLTLLKELDVEIVKGDVRDEESVAKAAKGVDLIYHLAAVISITPWKRKLLYEVNVKGTENVLKEAIKNNARMIYVSSVHAFAEPKAGAIIDERTPIDPKRTTGSYGKTKAIATLKVLEAARKGADVVIACPTGVIGPYDYKLSEMGRVILKFLGGKLKICIDGSFDFVDVRDVVDGLIKLSERGRKGEVYILGNRSVTMRKLMTILEEVSGVPAPKIYLPLHMAWIVSGVSTVFSALRNRETIFTPYAIYTLTRNYAFSHERAEKKLGYHPRPLEETLEDTVKWFRAQISFESLKGFRSAGLQSR